Proteins found in one Exiguobacterium sp. 9-2 genomic segment:
- the dnaB gene encoding replicative DNA helicase produces the protein MSEVMQNMPPQSIEAEQAVLGAIMIDADRLISASERLLPQDFYRASHQRIFEAMLVLSDRGEAIDLVTVTAELSTLGILDEIGGLPYLAELAEGVPTAANINYYVNVVDQKSTLRRLIRTAGEIVTDGYERQNEVDVLLNEAERKILEVSQGKGSASFIPISDVLTSAYATIDKLHKQSGETTGIPTGFQDLDKMTAGFQRNDLIIVAARPSVGKTAFALNISQNVATRADENVAIFSLEMGAEQLVMRMLCAEGNVDAQRLRTGQLEEEDWGKLSLAMSNLSQAGIYIDDTPGIRVNDIRAKCRRLKQEHGLGMIMIDYLQLIQGNGRSSDNRQQEVSEISRSLKSLARELEVPVIALSQLSRGVESRQDKRPMMSDIRESGAIEQDADIVAFLYRDDYYNKETEDANTIEIIIAKQRNGPTGTVKLAFRKEFNKFVDLEPSNSYAPPA, from the coding sequence ATGAGTGAAGTCATGCAAAATATGCCTCCCCAAAGCATCGAGGCAGAACAAGCCGTCCTAGGGGCGATCATGATTGATGCGGATCGTTTGATCAGTGCATCGGAACGTCTGTTACCGCAGGACTTTTACCGTGCCTCTCACCAACGGATCTTTGAAGCGATGCTCGTGCTGTCCGACCGAGGCGAAGCGATCGACCTCGTTACGGTGACAGCCGAGCTCAGTACGCTCGGGATTCTAGATGAGATTGGTGGTCTACCCTATCTAGCGGAACTGGCAGAAGGGGTACCAACTGCAGCCAACATCAATTATTACGTCAACGTCGTTGACCAGAAGTCGACGCTCCGGCGTCTCATTCGGACGGCAGGCGAGATCGTCACTGATGGATACGAACGGCAAAATGAGGTCGATGTCCTGCTGAACGAGGCAGAACGGAAGATTCTCGAAGTATCACAAGGAAAAGGAAGCGCGAGCTTCATCCCGATCTCGGACGTCTTGACGAGTGCCTATGCAACGATTGATAAATTGCATAAGCAGAGCGGCGAGACGACGGGGATTCCGACCGGTTTCCAAGATCTCGATAAGATGACGGCCGGCTTCCAGCGCAACGATTTAATCATCGTCGCAGCACGTCCGTCGGTCGGGAAGACCGCGTTCGCCTTGAACATCTCGCAAAACGTCGCAACACGCGCTGACGAGAACGTCGCCATCTTCAGTCTTGAGATGGGTGCCGAACAGCTCGTCATGCGGATGCTCTGTGCCGAAGGAAACGTCGACGCGCAGCGTCTGCGGACGGGTCAACTCGAAGAAGAGGACTGGGGGAAGTTATCGCTTGCGATGAGTAACTTGTCTCAAGCCGGTATCTACATCGACGATACACCAGGTATTCGGGTCAATGATATCCGGGCGAAATGCCGTCGTTTGAAGCAGGAGCATGGTCTTGGGATGATCATGATCGATTACTTGCAGTTGATTCAAGGGAATGGTCGCTCTAGCGACAACCGTCAACAAGAGGTTTCGGAAATTTCCCGTTCCTTGAAATCACTCGCGCGTGAACTTGAAGTCCCCGTCATCGCCTTATCGCAGCTCTCGCGTGGGGTGGAGAGTCGTCAAGATAAGCGACCGATGATGTCGGATATCCGGGAATCGGGAGCGATCGAGCAAGATGCCGATATCGTCGCCTTCTTGTACCGTGATGATTACTACAATAAAGAAACGGAAGATGCGAATACGATTGAGATCATCATCGCGAAACAGCGGAATGGTCCAACCGGTACCGTCAAGCTCGCCTTCCGAAAAGAATTCAACAAGTTCGTGGATCTCGAGCCAAGCAACTCGTACGCGCCACCTGCTTAA
- a CDS encoding adenylosuccinate synthase, whose protein sequence is MSSVVVVGTQWGDEGKGKITDFLSKQADVVARYQGGDNAGHTIVFNNETYKLHLIPSGIFYSDKKCVIGNGLVVNPKSLVKELKYLHDRGVSTDNLLISNRAHVILPYHQLQDQLEEEAKGDAKVGTTLKGIGPCYMDKAARIGIRMADLLDKETFAEKLKIVLDQKNRMFTKMYDAEPIAFDDIFEEYYAYGQEFAKYVCDTSVVVNDSLDHGEKVLFEGAQGVLLDLDHGTYPFVTSSNASAGGVASGVGVGPARIDHVVGVCKAYTSRVGDGPFPTELFDDIGHQIREVGREYGTTTGRPRRVGWFDSVVVRHSRRTSGLTDLSLNSIDVLTGLETLKICTSYEFNGKQIDEYPASFRDLEACVPVYEELPGWKEDITGVRRFEDLPLNAQNYVKRIADLTGISLVTFSVGPGREQTVVLRDLYEEA, encoded by the coding sequence ATGTCATCAGTAGTAGTAGTCGGAACACAGTGGGGCGACGAAGGAAAAGGGAAAATCACCGATTTTCTTTCAAAACAAGCTGACGTCGTAGCACGTTATCAAGGTGGAGACAATGCAGGACATACGATCGTATTCAATAACGAGACGTACAAATTGCACTTGATCCCATCAGGTATTTTTTACTCGGATAAGAAATGTGTCATCGGGAACGGTCTTGTCGTCAACCCGAAATCACTCGTCAAGGAATTGAAGTATCTGCACGATCGTGGTGTTTCAACGGATAACTTGTTAATTTCGAATCGGGCGCATGTCATCTTGCCGTATCATCAGTTGCAGGATCAGTTAGAAGAAGAAGCGAAGGGCGACGCAAAAGTCGGAACGACGCTAAAAGGAATCGGACCGTGCTACATGGATAAAGCCGCACGAATCGGAATCCGGATGGCAGACTTACTCGACAAAGAAACGTTTGCTGAGAAGTTAAAGATCGTTCTCGACCAAAAGAACCGCATGTTCACGAAAATGTATGACGCTGAACCAATCGCGTTCGACGATATCTTCGAAGAGTACTATGCATATGGACAAGAGTTCGCGAAATATGTCTGTGATACATCCGTCGTCGTCAACGATAGCCTTGATCACGGTGAAAAAGTGTTGTTTGAAGGCGCACAAGGTGTCTTACTCGACCTTGACCACGGAACGTATCCGTTCGTTACATCATCGAACGCATCAGCTGGCGGTGTTGCATCAGGTGTTGGTGTCGGTCCAGCCCGAATTGACCATGTCGTCGGTGTTTGTAAAGCGTACACGTCACGTGTCGGTGACGGTCCGTTCCCAACGGAATTGTTTGATGATATCGGTCATCAAATCCGTGAAGTCGGTCGTGAATACGGGACGACGACAGGACGTCCGCGTCGTGTTGGTTGGTTCGACTCTGTCGTCGTTCGCCACTCGCGCCGTACAAGTGGGTTGACGGATCTTTCGCTCAACTCGATCGACGTTCTGACAGGACTCGAAACGTTGAAGATCTGTACATCGTACGAATTCAATGGTAAACAGATCGATGAGTACCCAGCAAGCTTCCGTGATCTTGAAGCATGTGTCCCAGTTTACGAAGAGCTTCCAGGCTGGAAAGAGGACATCACAGGTGTCCGTCGCTTTGAAGATCTACCGTTGAACGCACAGAACTACGTCAAGCGGATCGCGGATCTGACAGGTATCTCGCTCGTCACGTTCTCGGTCGGACCGGGTCGTGAACAGACCGTCGTCTTGCGTGATCTCTACGAAGAAGCATAA
- a CDS encoding CxxH/CxxC protein has protein sequence MDKYVCLEHVELALDEIVDETEQYPILDQLNPEKNITCEYCEAPATYLVSSKK, from the coding sequence GTGGATAAGTACGTCTGCTTAGAACATGTCGAGCTCGCACTTGACGAAATCGTAGATGAAACAGAACAATACCCGATTCTCGATCAGCTAAATCCAGAAAAAAACATCACGTGTGAATACTGCGAGGCACCGGCAACATATCTTGTGTCAAGCAAAAAATAA
- the yycF gene encoding response regulator YycF, with product MTERKILVVDDELPIADILKFKLEKEGYQVAIANDGVEALEKFEEFKPDLMLLDIMLPLMDGMEVCREVRKTSKIPIIMLTAKDSEIDTVLGLELGANDYVTKPFSSRELLARVKVHLRNTSPEATPQPVGPGPLKVGELYIDTNSHTVTRKDQKIELTQREFELLHYLAKNIGQVMTREHLLQTVWGYDYFGDVRTVDVTVRRLREKVEDNPSTPVYIMTRRGVGYYLQDGENE from the coding sequence GTGACGGAACGTAAAATTCTAGTCGTCGATGACGAGTTACCGATTGCAGATATACTCAAGTTTAAATTAGAAAAAGAAGGCTACCAGGTCGCGATCGCAAACGACGGCGTGGAGGCATTAGAAAAATTCGAGGAGTTCAAACCGGATTTGATGTTACTTGATATCATGCTTCCACTAATGGACGGGATGGAGGTCTGCCGGGAGGTCCGGAAGACGTCGAAGATTCCAATCATCATGCTGACAGCAAAGGATTCTGAAATTGATACGGTACTTGGTCTTGAGCTTGGTGCGAATGATTACGTGACGAAGCCATTCAGCTCACGTGAGTTACTCGCCCGCGTTAAAGTCCACTTGCGCAATACGAGTCCGGAAGCTACACCACAACCGGTTGGACCAGGTCCACTCAAAGTCGGAGAACTGTATATCGATACGAATTCGCATACAGTGACACGTAAGGATCAAAAGATCGAGCTGACGCAGCGTGAGTTCGAATTGTTGCATTACCTCGCGAAAAACATCGGTCAAGTCATGACGCGTGAGCATTTGTTGCAGACGGTCTGGGGCTATGACTACTTTGGTGACGTCCGGACAGTCGACGTCACAGTGCGCCGTCTTCGTGAAAAAGTCGAAGATAACCCAAGTACGCCGGTCTATATCATGACGCGTCGTGGAGTCGGCTACTATCTCCAAGACGGGGAGAATGAATAA
- the rplI gene encoding 50S ribosomal protein L9: MKVIFLQDVKGQGKAGDVKDVADAYANNVLFKKKLARPATTGNLKQHEAHERKAAEEAKQNLLDAQALKEKIEKETIVVSTKAGEGGRVFGSVTSKQIAEALKSMGYKIDKRKIELEHPIKALGFTKVPLKLHNEVTATLNVQVKEA, translated from the coding sequence ATGAAGGTTATTTTCTTACAGGATGTAAAAGGACAAGGGAAAGCAGGAGACGTCAAAGACGTGGCCGATGCTTATGCAAATAATGTACTCTTCAAGAAAAAGTTGGCGCGCCCTGCGACGACTGGCAACTTGAAGCAACATGAAGCACACGAACGTAAAGCAGCAGAAGAAGCGAAACAGAACTTGCTTGACGCGCAAGCGTTAAAAGAAAAAATCGAAAAAGAGACGATCGTCGTCTCGACGAAAGCCGGTGAAGGCGGTCGTGTCTTCGGATCAGTCACAAGTAAACAGATCGCAGAAGCACTTAAAAGCATGGGTTACAAGATCGATAAACGCAAAATCGAGCTCGAGCACCCGATCAAGGCACTTGGCTTTACGAAGGTACCATTGAAGTTACACAACGAAGTGACAGCGACACTGAACGTTCAGGTCAAAGAGGCGTGA
- the rlmH gene encoding 23S rRNA (pseudouridine(1915)-N(3))-methyltransferase RlmH yields the protein MQITIITVGKLKEKYLKQGIAEYTKRLGAYCSIQEIEVADEKAPEQLSEAEMAQVKKKEGERILAKIGPDVHVLALAIEGKQRTSEQFAKELDQLATYGKSKIAFVIGGSLGLAPKVMQRANDTISFSKMTFPHQLMKMILCEQIYRAYRINRNEPYHK from the coding sequence ATGCAAATTACCATCATTACGGTCGGAAAGCTAAAAGAGAAGTATTTGAAGCAAGGCATCGCCGAATATACGAAGCGTCTCGGCGCCTACTGTTCGATCCAAGAAATCGAGGTCGCGGACGAAAAGGCACCGGAGCAGTTGAGTGAAGCGGAGATGGCGCAAGTAAAGAAAAAAGAGGGCGAACGGATTTTAGCGAAGATTGGACCGGACGTTCATGTCCTTGCACTTGCTATTGAAGGAAAACAACGGACGAGTGAACAGTTCGCAAAAGAACTCGATCAACTCGCGACATACGGCAAGAGTAAAATTGCTTTCGTCATTGGTGGCTCGCTCGGTCTCGCACCAAAAGTCATGCAGCGGGCAAATGATACAATCTCGTTTTCGAAGATGACATTCCCGCATCAATTGATGAAGATGATTCTCTGTGAACAGATTTATCGGGCGTACCGGATTAATCGGAATGAGCCATACCATAAATAA
- a CDS encoding S1C family serine protease — MDRPEEPRNESERYEQSSDESGFPPRQPATSEPVSPYREPYEEQPEPPRRRGAGKAFFVGLIGGIVGALLIALVAWPFVRDEMTSPTPVSSTTAEQTATQTTEDEADIVGAVGKTKEAVVSVTNLQSSFQGTDQETGAGSGVIYKKDGNKAYVVTNYHVVEGASRLSVTLSDGTALEAKVLGEDPTYDLAVLSIDSSKVTQVAKLGDSDTLRAGETVLAIGNPLGIFANSVTRGVISAQERTVPVDTNKDGQQDFNTEVIQTDAAINPGNSGGALINTAGQLIGINSMKIAEASVEGVGFAIPINEALPIMRDLEQNGEVVRPQLGIQIRDVQEFPSGYREDRLKLPNDVTKGIVVVGLTRNSGAEKAGMKANDVIVEINGKAIASFADLKSVLYRDAKVGETVKVTFYRGGEKQTADVKLSAQSPTVQ, encoded by the coding sequence ATGGATCGACCGGAAGAACCACGGAACGAATCCGAACGATACGAACAGTCATCCGATGAGAGCGGCTTCCCGCCCCGTCAGCCGGCAACGAGCGAACCGGTCAGCCCTTATCGTGAACCATATGAAGAACAACCAGAACCACCGCGTCGTCGCGGTGCCGGAAAAGCCTTTTTCGTCGGTCTGATCGGCGGAATCGTCGGAGCTTTGTTGATCGCCCTCGTCGCGTGGCCGTTCGTCCGCGATGAGATGACGAGTCCGACTCCGGTTTCGTCGACGACAGCGGAACAGACTGCGACACAGACGACAGAGGATGAAGCCGACATCGTCGGTGCGGTCGGTAAGACGAAGGAAGCCGTCGTGAGCGTAACGAACCTTCAGAGCTCGTTTCAAGGAACCGATCAGGAAACGGGTGCAGGGTCCGGCGTCATCTATAAAAAAGACGGCAATAAAGCCTACGTCGTCACGAACTACCATGTCGTTGAAGGGGCAAGTCGCTTGTCTGTCACGTTATCCGACGGAACAGCACTCGAGGCAAAAGTCCTCGGCGAAGATCCGACGTACGATTTAGCGGTCCTGTCGATTGATTCATCGAAAGTGACACAAGTCGCAAAACTGGGGGATTCGGATACGTTACGTGCCGGTGAAACGGTGCTTGCGATCGGAAACCCACTCGGAATCTTCGCGAACTCCGTCACGCGCGGTGTCATCAGTGCGCAGGAACGGACGGTTCCAGTTGATACGAACAAAGATGGACAGCAAGACTTCAATACGGAAGTCATCCAAACCGATGCAGCGATCAACCCGGGGAACTCGGGTGGAGCGCTCATCAATACAGCCGGTCAATTGATCGGGATCAACTCGATGAAGATTGCGGAAGCAAGTGTCGAAGGAGTCGGATTTGCGATTCCAATCAACGAAGCGTTACCAATCATGCGTGATCTCGAGCAAAACGGTGAAGTCGTTCGTCCACAGCTTGGGATTCAGATCCGTGACGTGCAGGAATTCCCAAGCGGATACCGCGAAGATCGGTTGAAATTGCCGAATGATGTCACGAAAGGAATCGTCGTCGTTGGTCTAACACGTAACAGCGGAGCCGAAAAAGCGGGAATGAAGGCAAACGATGTCATCGTCGAGATTAACGGAAAAGCAATCGCATCGTTCGCTGATCTGAAAAGTGTTCTCTACCGGGATGCAAAAGTTGGCGAAACGGTCAAAGTCACGTTCTACCGAGGCGGGGAAAAGCAGACAGCAGATGTGAAGTTGTCAGCTCAGTCACCAACCGTTCAGTAA
- a CDS encoding MBL fold metallo-hydrolase, which yields MSLHYSVMASGSTGNALYIESEQTRLLVDAGLTGKAMLALFDQIDRSPQGIDGLFVTHEHSDHIKGVGIMARKYNIPLYANEKTWAAMEAKIGKIDPALKFLWEVGEVKQFGDIEVESFNVSHDAADPMFFQFAHEGKRLAHITDTGYVSDRMKGVIRGADAYIFEANHDIGMLQMGHYPWSVKRRILGDYGHVSNEDAAIAMSEVLDDRTKRIHMAHLSKDNNMKELARMSVSQTLASRDVDLSKIQLLDTDPVIPTPLLKL from the coding sequence ATGAGCCTACACTACAGCGTCATGGCCAGTGGCTCGACGGGGAACGCCCTCTATATCGAAAGTGAACAGACCCGTTTGCTCGTCGACGCCGGACTGACCGGCAAGGCGATGCTCGCCTTGTTCGACCAGATCGACCGGTCGCCGCAAGGCATCGATGGTCTGTTCGTCACCCATGAGCACTCCGACCATATCAAAGGCGTCGGCATCATGGCACGCAAGTACAACATCCCGCTCTATGCCAATGAAAAGACGTGGGCGGCGATGGAAGCGAAGATTGGTAAGATCGACCCGGCGCTGAAGTTCCTCTGGGAAGTCGGAGAGGTCAAGCAGTTCGGTGACATCGAAGTCGAATCATTCAACGTCAGTCATGATGCAGCGGATCCGATGTTCTTCCAGTTCGCGCATGAAGGAAAACGATTGGCACACATCACCGATACCGGATACGTCTCGGACCGGATGAAAGGTGTCATTCGGGGCGCCGATGCCTATATCTTCGAAGCGAACCATGATATCGGTATGCTCCAGATGGGACATTATCCGTGGAGCGTCAAACGACGGATCCTTGGCGACTACGGACACGTCTCGAACGAGGACGCCGCAATCGCTATGAGCGAGGTCCTAGATGACCGGACGAAACGGATCCACATGGCCCACTTAAGCAAGGACAACAACATGAAGGAACTCGCCCGGATGAGTGTCTCCCAGACGCTCGCAAGCCGTGACGTCGATCTGAGTAAGATTCAGCTTCTCGACACGGATCCGGTCATTCCGACGCCGCTCCTAAAGCTTTGA
- the walK gene encoding cell wall metabolism sensor histidine kinase WalK — MLKGTNFFKSIQWKLVVIYALLILVAMQVIGVYFVRSLEKQYITNFSKSVEDRAGLVAYNVGKEFDKTGDDEASKRQLSQSLGQLLSEFSNGSTSRNDILEVQIIDQDSIIQATSDDENQSAVGQRATNSLIKKAQATSSTRTDTVLDPESEDKIRIFAVPVTSERDGVTTGMIYVRASMESIYSQMQQVTRILATGTVIALVITSILGVLLSRTITRPISDMRRQAIEMRRGNFSRKVKVYSDDEIGQLARSFNELTDELLEANATTEAERRKLTSVLENMTDGVIATDRTLRVILMNDQAKDIVGADDASVVGTNLKDLLALGDDFMIPEDGTMPPRLLDFSSEDELFLVRAFFSPVKKHSGPITGMIVVLHDVTEQEQVEQDRREFVANVSHELRTPLTTMRSYLEALAEGAYQDEELAPRFLETTQNETERMIRLVTDLLQLSKMDSKEYKMNKVRFDYIQFLNEILDRHDMTKPERIRFRRKIMKRKVYIRGDQDKLIQVADNILTNAIKYSPEGGTITVRTMLRAKRIVISIKDEGVGIPKANLQKIFERFYRVDKARARKIGGTGLGLSIAKDVVSAHGGDIWAESEWGRGTTIYFTLPYEVIEEVDAG; from the coding sequence ATGTTAAAAGGAACGAACTTCTTTAAATCCATCCAATGGAAGCTTGTCGTCATCTATGCCTTATTGATTTTAGTGGCGATGCAGGTCATTGGTGTCTACTTCGTTCGTTCCCTTGAAAAGCAGTACATTACGAACTTCTCGAAGTCGGTCGAGGACCGGGCAGGTCTTGTCGCCTATAACGTCGGGAAGGAATTCGATAAAACAGGCGATGATGAAGCCTCCAAACGGCAGTTGTCCCAATCATTAGGGCAACTGCTGTCTGAGTTTAGTAATGGCTCCACCTCAAGGAACGACATCCTCGAAGTCCAGATTATCGATCAGGACTCGATCATCCAAGCGACATCGGATGACGAGAACCAGTCGGCGGTCGGTCAACGGGCGACGAATTCACTGATTAAAAAAGCGCAGGCAACGAGCTCGACCCGGACGGATACCGTACTCGATCCGGAATCAGAAGATAAGATCCGGATCTTTGCCGTACCCGTCACCTCGGAACGAGACGGTGTGACGACCGGGATGATTTACGTCCGTGCCTCGATGGAGTCGATCTATTCGCAGATGCAACAGGTCACGCGGATTCTTGCGACCGGAACAGTCATCGCCCTCGTCATCACGTCGATTCTCGGAGTCTTGCTGTCGCGGACGATCACGCGTCCGATTTCGGATATGCGGCGTCAAGCGATCGAGATGCGACGCGGGAACTTCTCGCGGAAGGTTAAAGTCTATTCGGATGATGAGATCGGGCAACTCGCTCGTTCGTTCAATGAATTGACGGATGAGCTGCTCGAAGCGAACGCGACGACGGAAGCCGAACGGCGGAAGTTGACGAGTGTCCTTGAGAACATGACCGACGGGGTCATCGCGACGGACCGGACGCTGCGCGTCATTTTGATGAATGATCAAGCGAAGGATATCGTCGGCGCTGACGATGCGAGCGTCGTCGGAACGAACTTGAAGGACCTACTGGCACTCGGTGACGATTTCATGATTCCGGAAGACGGCACGATGCCACCGCGTCTGCTCGATTTCAGTAGTGAGGACGAACTGTTCCTCGTCCGGGCATTCTTCTCGCCCGTCAAGAAACACAGTGGACCGATTACCGGGATGATCGTCGTCCTACATGACGTCACGGAACAGGAGCAGGTCGAACAGGATCGACGTGAATTCGTCGCGAACGTCAGTCACGAGCTCCGGACACCACTGACGACGATGCGCAGCTACCTCGAAGCCTTGGCAGAAGGCGCCTATCAGGATGAGGAACTCGCACCGCGTTTCCTTGAGACGACACAAAATGAGACGGAGCGGATGATCCGCCTCGTCACCGATCTTTTACAGCTGTCGAAGATGGACAGTAAGGAATACAAGATGAACAAGGTCCGCTTCGATTACATTCAGTTCTTGAATGAGATTCTCGATCGCCATGACATGACGAAGCCGGAACGGATTCGTTTCCGTCGTAAGATCATGAAGCGGAAAGTCTATATCCGTGGAGATCAGGATAAATTGATTCAGGTCGCAGATAACATCCTGACGAACGCGATCAAATACTCACCGGAAGGCGGAACAATCACCGTCCGGACGATGCTCCGGGCAAAACGGATCGTCATCAGCATCAAGGATGAAGGTGTCGGAATCCCGAAAGCGAATCTCCAAAAAATCTTCGAACGCTTCTATCGTGTCGATAAAGCCCGTGCCCGTAAAATCGGCGGCACTGGTCTTGGTCTGTCGATTGCGAAAGACGTCGTTTCGGCTCACGGTGGCGACATCTGGGCAGAAAGCGAATGGGGACGCGGTACGACGATTTACTTCACGCTTCCGTATGAGGTGATCGAAGAGGTGGATGCCGGATGA
- the yycH gene encoding two-component system activity regulator YycH, which produces MKKQHWSSLLLVLLVAGSIAQTAMLWTYHPSSESIEREQVSFNEIDASKTIESNQLINPELLVYSDQEGTYQTQIIGRTFLNRIGASFNIGVLVLTDKAKNIPVGERSVEMIFPTPISATMLEELLGEKQIAFSEPIKRLYLLDYDGPILRLESATGRLKDFKLVGDETVLKRLFAYDKKKPMTRVELKGGDYTYVASGTTRLEQVFVYDEVGQSPQPLDRIRSAFFAENSNVQQIKSRDDLDVLTDGVSVSTYDRNYNVYRFNTLSPNTQSSTVDYSTLVSYVNIHGGWLDQETQRSGFRYYFDQMSKKGEEQTATFRLYLNRYPVFGESGPLLEQTKFDLATLKIMYEENQVRSLSRSMLRAKRKLILREETVPAVETVLERLRRADFLKEISGIRVGYEMTYKISTSRYAVFEPTWFIKVDGVWQSINQAVGNEG; this is translated from the coding sequence ATGAAGAAACAACACTGGAGTTCGCTGTTACTCGTCCTGCTCGTCGCCGGTTCGATCGCTCAGACAGCGATGCTCTGGACCTATCATCCAAGCAGTGAATCGATCGAGCGGGAACAAGTCTCGTTCAACGAGATCGATGCCTCAAAGACGATTGAAAGCAACCAACTGATTAATCCGGAATTACTTGTCTATTCGGATCAGGAAGGGACGTACCAAACGCAAATCATCGGGCGGACCTTCCTCAACCGGATCGGTGCATCGTTCAATATCGGGGTCCTTGTCCTGACGGATAAAGCAAAGAACATCCCGGTCGGCGAGCGGAGCGTCGAGATGATTTTTCCGACACCGATCAGCGCAACGATGCTTGAGGAGTTACTCGGAGAAAAACAGATCGCGTTCTCAGAACCGATCAAACGGCTCTATCTCCTCGATTACGATGGTCCGATTCTCCGTCTTGAGTCGGCGACGGGGCGTCTAAAGGACTTTAAACTCGTCGGCGATGAGACGGTTCTGAAACGACTGTTCGCGTACGATAAGAAAAAACCGATGACGCGCGTCGAACTCAAAGGGGGCGATTATACGTATGTCGCGAGTGGTACGACACGGCTGGAACAAGTCTTCGTCTATGACGAGGTCGGGCAATCGCCGCAACCACTCGATCGCATCCGGAGTGCCTTCTTTGCCGAAAATTCGAACGTCCAGCAAATCAAGAGTCGCGATGATCTCGACGTCTTGACGGATGGCGTCAGCGTCTCGACGTACGACCGAAACTACAATGTCTATCGCTTCAACACGTTATCGCCGAACACCCAAAGCTCGACCGTTGATTACAGCACGCTCGTTAGCTACGTCAATATTCATGGAGGCTGGCTTGATCAAGAGACACAACGGAGTGGTTTCCGCTATTACTTCGATCAGATGAGTAAGAAGGGCGAGGAACAGACGGCGACGTTCCGGTTGTACTTGAACCGGTATCCGGTGTTCGGGGAGAGCGGTCCGTTGCTCGAACAGACGAAGTTCGATCTCGCGACACTGAAGATCATGTATGAAGAAAATCAAGTCCGGTCGCTCAGCCGCAGCATGCTTCGAGCGAAGCGGAAGTTGATCCTTCGGGAAGAGACGGTGCCGGCTGTCGAAACGGTTCTTGAACGTCTAAGACGCGCCGATTTCTTAAAAGAAATCAGTGGGATCCGGGTCGGATATGAGATGACGTATAAAATTTCAACGAGCCGCTACGCTGTCTTTGAGCCGACGTGGTTCATCAAGGTCGATGGGGTTTGGCAATCGATCAATCAAGCTGTCGGGAATGAGGGGTGA
- a CDS encoding two-component system regulatory protein YycI, which produces MDWSKAKTLLMLTFLILNVYLAIQLMDRMVEPRIVATSATGKSILKDRHIDEKKLQPVTRDIGYLTAEVDARTLAPLASSPIQDAVASVKNDVEWSVRLTKPYRLETKTMRDSASSFVQASIRYGAEYTFWKYDSKYQEMTFVQTYKGQPLYSTPQQSREDDAMIGPSLLVLQLNDAKEIVSYKQRHLNKVVRQAQDVTLLSASEAIVQLSEQGLFPASKRLTSHKLGYFCLVTEGTESVQILPPTWQIELDNEEVYFVNAIDGGVQTVERLDTVSEK; this is translated from the coding sequence ATGGACTGGAGTAAAGCGAAGACCTTATTGATGCTGACCTTTTTGATCCTGAACGTCTACCTTGCCATTCAATTGATGGACCGGATGGTCGAGCCGCGGATCGTCGCGACAAGTGCGACCGGGAAGTCGATCTTGAAGGATCGTCACATCGATGAGAAGAAACTGCAACCTGTCACGCGAGACATTGGTTATTTGACGGCTGAAGTCGATGCGCGGACGCTGGCACCACTTGCGAGTTCACCGATTCAAGATGCAGTCGCCTCCGTCAAGAATGATGTCGAGTGGTCGGTCCGGTTGACGAAACCGTATCGACTCGAAACGAAGACGATGCGGGATTCCGCTTCATCGTTCGTTCAAGCGTCCATTCGGTATGGTGCCGAATATACATTTTGGAAGTATGATAGTAAGTATCAGGAGATGACATTCGTTCAGACGTATAAGGGACAGCCGCTCTATTCGACACCACAGCAGTCGCGTGAGGACGATGCGATGATCGGACCGTCCCTGCTCGTCTTGCAGCTCAACGATGCGAAGGAGATTGTCAGCTACAAACAACGCCACTTGAACAAGGTCGTCCGGCAAGCACAGGACGTGACGTTGTTATCAGCAAGTGAAGCGATCGTCCAGTTGTCGGAGCAAGGCTTGTTCCCGGCATCGAAACGGTTGACGAGTCATAAGCTCGGATATTTCTGTCTCGTCACGGAAGGCACGGAATCCGTTCAAATCCTGCCGCCGACGTGGCAAATCGAGCTCGACAACGAGGAAGTCTACTTCGTCAATGCGATTGACGGCGGTGTCCAGACCGTCGAACGATTGGATACAGTCTCAGAGAAATGA